A genomic stretch from Enterobacter oligotrophicus includes:
- the yigB gene encoding 5-amino-6-(5-phospho-D-ribitylamino)uracil phosphatase YigB produces MRFYRPLGQISALTFDLDDTLYDNRPVILRTEQESLAFVQNYHPALKTLQNKDFQQLRQSLRETEPEIYHDVTEWRRRAVEQAMLNVGLSAREAAIGAEASMENFAKWRSRIDVPQETHDMLAKLADKWPLVAITNGNAQPELFGLGDYFEFVLRAGPHGRSKPFSDMYHLAAEKLDLPLGEILHVGDDLTTDVAGAIRCGMQACWIKPENADLMITPDSRLLPHVEISRLASLTTLI; encoded by the coding sequence ATGCGTTTTTACCGCCCACTCGGTCAGATCTCAGCCCTGACGTTTGACCTTGATGACACCCTTTATGACAACCGCCCGGTGATCCTGCGTACTGAACAAGAATCGCTGGCGTTTGTGCAGAATTATCATCCTGCATTGAAAACATTGCAGAACAAAGATTTTCAGCAACTGCGTCAGTCCCTGCGGGAGACCGAGCCGGAGATTTATCACGATGTCACCGAATGGCGTCGCCGCGCGGTGGAACAGGCGATGCTTAACGTCGGCCTGAGCGCGCGCGAGGCGGCCATTGGTGCGGAAGCGTCGATGGAGAACTTCGCCAAATGGCGCAGCCGCATTGACGTGCCGCAGGAGACGCACGATATGCTGGCAAAACTGGCGGATAAGTGGCCGCTGGTGGCGATCACCAACGGCAATGCCCAGCCTGAACTGTTTGGTCTTGGCGATTACTTTGAGTTCGTGCTGCGCGCGGGCCCGCACGGGCGTTCGAAGCCATTCAGCGACATGTATCACCTGGCGGCAGAAAAACTGGATTTGCCTCTCGGCGAGATCCTGCACGTGGGCGATGACCTGACCACGGACGTGGCCGGGGCGATCCGCTGCGGCATGCAGGCCTGCTGGATCAAGCCGGAAAACGCTGACCTGATGATAACCCCCGACAGCCGTCTTCTGCCGCACGTGGAAATTTCACGGTTGGCATCCCTCACGACGCTGATATAA
- the xerC gene encoding tyrosine recombinase XerC — MTDELLGTDVTRFLRYLGVERQLSPITLLNYQRQLDAIMQIADEIGLKSWQHCDAATVRGFVVRSRKKNLSPASLALRLSALRSFFDWLVSQGRLKANPAKGIATPKAPRHLPKNIDVDDVNRLLDIDLNDPLAVRDRAMLEVMYGAGLRLSELVNLDVKHLDLESGEVWVMGKGSKERRLPIGRNAVAWIEHWLDLRGLFGAEENALFLSKLGKRISARNVQKRFAEWGIRQGLNSHVHPHKLRHSFATHMLESSSDLRGVQELLGHANLSTTQIYTHLDFQHLASVYDAAHPRAKRGK; from the coding sequence ATGACGGACGAATTACTCGGCACTGACGTCACGCGCTTTCTGCGCTATCTGGGCGTTGAACGTCAGTTAAGCCCCATTACGTTGCTGAACTATCAGCGTCAGCTTGATGCCATCATGCAGATTGCCGACGAGATCGGCCTGAAAAGCTGGCAACACTGTGACGCTGCCACGGTACGCGGGTTCGTTGTGCGTAGCCGTAAAAAAAACTTAAGCCCGGCCAGCCTTGCGCTCAGGCTCTCTGCGCTGCGCAGTTTCTTCGACTGGCTGGTGAGCCAGGGGCGTTTAAAAGCCAACCCGGCGAAAGGTATCGCCACGCCAAAAGCCCCGCGCCATCTGCCTAAAAATATCGACGTCGACGACGTAAACCGCCTGCTGGATATCGATCTTAACGATCCGCTGGCCGTGCGCGACCGCGCCATGCTGGAGGTGATGTACGGAGCCGGGCTGCGTTTGTCTGAACTGGTGAACCTCGACGTAAAACACCTCGATCTGGAATCCGGCGAAGTGTGGGTGATGGGTAAGGGCAGCAAAGAGCGCCGCCTGCCGATTGGCCGCAACGCCGTCGCCTGGATTGAGCACTGGCTTGACCTGCGTGGGCTGTTTGGTGCAGAAGAAAACGCGCTGTTCCTGTCGAAACTCGGCAAGCGGATTTCCGCGCGTAACGTGCAGAAGCGTTTTGCAGAGTGGGGCATCAGGCAGGGGCTGAACAGCCACGTTCATCCGCACAAACTGCGCCACTCGTTTGCGACGCACATGCTGGAATCAAGCAGCGACCTGCGCGGTGTGCAGGAGCTTCTCGGCCATGCGAATCTGTCGACCACTCAAATTTACACCCACTTAGACTTTCAACACCTTGCCTCGGTGTATGACGCGGCGCATCCACGCGCCAAACGGGGGAAATAA
- a CDS encoding DUF484 domain-containing protein — MKQPGEELQETVTELDDRAVVDYLLNNPEFFIRNARVVEQMRVPHPVRETVSLVEWHMARSRKHINQLEENMTLLMEQANNNESLFYRLLHLQARLASAHSLDEFLSRFHRWARELGLAGATIRLFPDRWRINAPSSFTHLALSRQAFEPLRIQRLGHEHHYLGPLNGPELLVVLPEAKAIGSVAMSLMGRDGDLGVMLFTSRDAHHYEQGQGTHLLQELALMLPELLERWIERV, encoded by the coding sequence ATGAAACAACCAGGGGAAGAACTGCAGGAAACAGTGACGGAACTGGACGACAGAGCTGTTGTTGATTACCTGCTGAACAATCCTGAGTTTTTTATCCGCAATGCACGCGTCGTCGAACAGATGCGCGTGCCGCATCCGGTTCGCGAAACCGTGTCGCTGGTCGAATGGCACATGGCACGCTCGCGCAAGCATATCAATCAGCTCGAAGAGAACATGACGCTGCTGATGGAGCAGGCCAACAATAATGAAAGCCTGTTCTATCGGCTGTTGCATCTGCAGGCGCGTCTGGCTTCGGCGCACAGCCTTGACGAGTTTCTCAGCCGTTTCCACCGCTGGGCGCGTGAGCTGGGTCTGGCAGGTGCGACGATTCGTCTCTTCCCTGACCGCTGGCGCATTAACGCGCCGTCCAGTTTTACCCACCTGGCGCTGAGCCGTCAGGCATTTGAGCCACTGCGTATCCAGCGTCTGGGACATGAGCACCACTATCTGGGGCCGTTGAATGGACCCGAGCTGCTGGTGGTGTTGCCGGAAGCCAAAGCGATTGGCTCGGTGGCGATGTCGCTGATGGGGCGCGACGGCGATCTGGGCGTGATGTTATTCACCAGTCGCGACGCGCATCATTATGAGCAGGGGCAAGGCACGCACCTGCTGCAGGAGCTTGCCCTGATGCTGCCTGAGCTGCTGGAGCGCTGGATTGAGCGCGTATGA
- the dapF gene encoding diaminopimelate epimerase, which yields MQFSKMHGLGNDFMVVDAVTQNVFFSPELIRRLADRHLGVGFDQLLVVEPPYDPDLDFHYRIFNADGSEVSQCGNGARCFARFVRLKGLTNKRDIRVSTANGRMVLSVTDDELVRVNMGEPNFEPSSVPFRANKAEKTYIMRAAEQTVLCGVVSMGNPHCVIQVDDVDTAAVEALGPVLEGHERFPERANIGFMQVVKREHIRLRVYERGAGETQACGSGACAAVAVGISQGLLAEEVRVELPGGRLDIAWKGPGHPLYMTGPAAHVYDGFIHL from the coding sequence ATGCAGTTCTCTAAAATGCATGGCCTTGGCAACGACTTTATGGTCGTCGACGCGGTAACGCAGAATGTCTTTTTCTCCCCTGAGCTAATCCGTCGCCTGGCGGACCGGCATCTGGGCGTGGGGTTTGATCAGCTGCTGGTGGTTGAACCCCCTTACGATCCTGACCTTGATTTCCACTACCGCATCTTTAATGCAGACGGCAGTGAAGTCTCCCAGTGCGGTAACGGCGCGCGCTGTTTTGCCCGCTTTGTTCGCCTGAAAGGGCTGACCAACAAGCGTGATATCCGCGTCAGCACCGCGAATGGCCGTATGGTGCTCAGCGTCACCGATGACGAACTGGTGCGCGTGAATATGGGCGAGCCGAACTTTGAGCCGTCCTCCGTGCCGTTTCGCGCAAACAAAGCGGAAAAGACCTATATTATGCGTGCGGCCGAGCAGACAGTATTGTGCGGCGTCGTCTCGATGGGTAACCCGCACTGCGTGATTCAGGTTGATGATGTCGATACTGCTGCGGTCGAAGCCCTCGGTCCGGTGCTGGAAGGCCACGAACGTTTCCCGGAGCGGGCAAATATCGGCTTCATGCAGGTGGTGAAGCGTGAGCACATCCGCCTGCGGGTTTACGAGCGCGGCGCGGGCGAAACGCAGGCCTGCGGAAGCGGTGCCTGTGCTGCCGTGGCGGTAGGCATCTCCCAGGGGTTACTGGCAGAAGAGGTTCGCGTGGAATTACCAGGCGGGCGTCTTGATATCGCCTGGAAAGGACCGGGTCATCCACTGTATATGACTGGCCCGGCGGCACATGTTTATGACGGGTTTATCCATCTATGA
- the lptM gene encoding LPS translocon maturation chaperone LptM, whose translation MKNVFRTLAVLITLFSLTGCGLKGPLYFPPADKTAPPPTKPVQSGIESSTPDTNDRGDNGGPTQVNY comes from the coding sequence ATGAAAAACGTTTTCCGAACGCTTGCCGTTCTCATCACTCTGTTTAGCCTGACTGGCTGTGGACTGAAGGGACCGCTTTACTTCCCGCCAGCGGATAAAACCGCACCGCCACCAACGAAACCTGTACAAAGCGGTATTGAGTCTTCGACGCCGGACACGAACGATCGTGGCGACAATGGCGGCCCAACCCAGGTGAATTACTGA
- the cyaY gene encoding iron donor protein CyaY, protein MNDSEFHRLADTLWMTIEERLDDWDGDSDIDCEINGGILTLSFENGSKIIINRQEPLHQVWLAAKQGGYHFDLKGDEWICDRSGETFWDLLEQAATAQAGEAVSFR, encoded by the coding sequence ATGAACGACAGTGAATTCCATCGCCTTGCCGACACCCTGTGGATGACCATTGAAGAACGTCTCGACGACTGGGACGGCGACAGCGATATCGATTGTGAAATCAACGGCGGCATCCTGACCCTGAGCTTCGAAAACGGCAGCAAAATTATTATCAACCGTCAGGAGCCGCTTCACCAGGTGTGGCTGGCAGCGAAACAGGGCGGCTATCACTTCGATCTGAAGGGTGACGAGTGGATTTGCGACCGTAGCGGCGAAACGTTCTGGGATTTGCTGGAGCAGGCGGCCACGGCGCAGGCAGGTGAGGCAGTTAGTTTCAGGTAG
- the cyaA gene encoding class I adenylate cyclase: MYLYIETLKQRLDAINQLRVDRALAAMGPAFQQVYSLLPTLLHYHHPLMPGYLDGNVPQGICLFTPDETQQHYLNELELYRGMPPQESPKGELPITGVYTMGSTSSVGQSCSSDLDIWVCHQSWLDNEERQLLQRKCSLLESWAASLGVEVSFFLIDENRFRHNESGSLGGEDCGSTQHILLLDEFYRTAVRLAGKRILWNMVPCDEEEHYDDYVMSLYSQGVLTPNEWLDLGGLSSLSAEEYFGASLWQLYKSIDSPYKAVLKTLLLEAYSWEYPTPRLLAKDIKQRLHDGEIVSYGLDAYCMMLERVTEYLKAIDDTTRLDLVRRCFYLKVCEKLSRERACVGWRREVVSQLVKEWGWDDERLSMLDNRANWKIDQVREAHNELLDAMMQSYRNLIRFARRNNLSVSASPQDIGVLTRKLYAAFEALPGKVTLVNPQISPDLSEPNLTFIYVPPGRANRTGWYLYNRAPSMDSIISHQPLEYNRYLNKLVAWAWFNGLLTSRTRLFIKGNEVVDLAKLQEMVADVSHHFPLRLPAPTPKALYSPCEIRHLAIIVNLEYDPTAAFRNQVVHFDFRKLDVFSFGEQQNCLVGSVDLLYRNSWNEVRTLHFNGEQAMIEALKTILGKMHQDAAPPDSVDVFCYSQHLRGLIRTRVQQLVSECIELRLSSTRNETGRFKALRVSGQTWGLFFERLNVSVQKLENAIEFYGAISHNKLHGLSVQVETNHVKLPQVVDGFASEGIIQFFFEESGDDAGFNIYILDETNRAEVYHHCEGSKEELVRDVSRFYSSSHDRFTYGSSFINFNLPQFYQIVNVDGRAQVIPFRTQAIAPAVPASQDTAPLLQQYFS; the protein is encoded by the coding sequence GACTTTAAAACAGAGACTGGATGCCATAAATCAACTGCGTGTGGATCGCGCGCTTGCTGCCATGGGGCCTGCTTTCCAGCAGGTTTACAGTCTGCTGCCGACTTTATTGCACTATCACCACCCGCTGATGCCGGGTTACCTCGATGGTAACGTTCCCCAGGGCATCTGCCTTTTCACGCCTGATGAAACCCAACAGCATTATCTGAACGAGCTGGAACTCTACCGTGGCATGCCGCCACAGGAATCCCCGAAAGGCGAATTGCCGATCACCGGCGTTTACACCATGGGAAGTACCTCATCGGTAGGGCAAAGCTGTTCCTCTGACCTGGATATCTGGGTCTGCCATCAATCCTGGCTCGATAACGAAGAGCGCCAGCTGTTGCAGCGTAAATGCAGCCTGCTGGAGAGCTGGGCGGCCTCGCTCGGTGTGGAAGTGAGCTTCTTCCTGATTGATGAAAACCGTTTCCGCCATAACGAAAGCGGCAGTCTCGGTGGCGAAGACTGTGGCTCGACTCAGCACATCTTATTGCTGGATGAATTTTACCGTACCGCTGTTCGCCTCGCCGGGAAGCGTATTCTGTGGAATATGGTGCCGTGCGATGAAGAAGAGCATTACGATGATTACGTCATGTCGCTCTATTCGCAGGGCGTACTGACGCCAAACGAATGGCTGGATCTCGGCGGGCTTAGCTCCTTGTCCGCAGAAGAGTATTTTGGCGCGAGCCTCTGGCAGCTCTACAAGAGTATCGACTCACCGTATAAAGCGGTGCTGAAAACGCTGCTGCTCGAAGCCTACTCCTGGGAATACCCGACGCCGCGCCTGCTGGCGAAAGATATCAAGCAGCGTCTGCACGACGGGGAGATTGTCTCCTACGGGCTGGATGCCTACTGCATGATGCTGGAACGCGTCACCGAATACCTAAAAGCCATTGATGACACCACGCGTCTCGACCTGGTGCGTCGATGTTTTTATCTCAAAGTCTGTGAGAAGTTGAGCCGTGAACGCGCTTGCGTTGGCTGGCGTCGCGAAGTGGTCAGTCAGTTAGTCAAAGAGTGGGGATGGGACGACGAACGCTTGTCCATGCTCGACAACCGCGCCAACTGGAAAATCGATCAGGTGCGTGAAGCGCACAATGAACTGCTCGACGCGATGATGCAAAGCTACCGTAACCTGATCCGCTTTGCCCGCCGTAACAACCTCAGCGTTTCCGCCAGCCCGCAGGATATCGGTGTCCTGACCCGTAAACTGTACGCCGCATTTGAAGCGCTGCCGGGTAAAGTTACCCTGGTGAACCCGCAAATTTCACCAGACCTGTCAGAACCCAACCTGACCTTTATCTATGTGCCACCGGGCCGCGCGAATCGCACCGGATGGTATCTCTACAACCGTGCGCCAAGCATGGACTCGATCATCAGCCATCAGCCGCTGGAATATAACCGTTACCTGAACAAGCTGGTGGCCTGGGCCTGGTTTAATGGCCTGTTGACCTCGCGCACTCGCCTGTTTATCAAAGGCAACGAGGTGGTGGATTTAGCCAAGCTGCAGGAAATGGTGGCGGATGTTTCGCACCACTTCCCGCTGCGTCTGCCTGCGCCGACGCCAAAAGCGCTCTACAGCCCGTGCGAGATCCGCCATCTGGCGATCATCGTCAACCTGGAGTACGACCCGACGGCGGCCTTCCGCAATCAGGTGGTTCATTTTGATTTCCGCAAGCTGGACGTCTTCAGCTTTGGCGAGCAGCAAAACTGCCTGGTGGGCAGCGTCGACCTGCTGTACCGCAACTCGTGGAACGAAGTGCGTACCCTGCACTTCAACGGCGAGCAGGCGATGATCGAAGCGCTGAAAACGATTCTCGGCAAGATGCACCAGGACGCCGCGCCGCCGGACAGCGTCGACGTGTTCTGCTACAGCCAGCACCTGCGCGGTTTGATTCGTACCCGCGTGCAGCAACTGGTTTCTGAGTGCATTGAACTGCGTCTTTCCAGTACCCGGAATGAAACCGGACGCTTTAAGGCGCTGCGCGTCTCAGGCCAGACCTGGGGCCTGTTCTTCGAGCGCCTGAATGTGTCGGTACAGAAGCTGGAAAACGCCATTGAGTTCTACGGCGCGATTTCACACAACAAGCTGCATGGTCTGTCTGTTCAGGTGGAAACTAACCACGTCAAACTGCCGCAGGTAGTGGATGGCTTTGCGAGTGAAGGGATTATTCAGTTCTTCTTCGAAGAGTCGGGCGATGATGCCGGTTTCAACATCTACATTCTGGATGAGACCAACCGCGCCGAGGTGTATCACCACTGTGAAGGCAGTAAAGAGGAACTGGTGCGTGACGTCAGCCGCTTCTATTCGTCGTCACACGACCGCTTTACCTACGGTTCGAGCTTTATCAACTTCAACCTGCCGCAGTTCTACCAGATTGTGAACGTCGACGGGCGTGCACAGGTGATCCCGTTCCGTACTCAGGCGATAGCGCCAGCGGTGCCAGCGAGCCAGGATACTGCACCGCTGTTGCAGCAGTATTTCTCCTGA